In the genome of Natronomonas salina, the window ATCGCGCTTGAGGATCGAGCTGTCTACATCCCCGTCGAGGCAGACAAACACATCCTGGAAGATGTCCTCGAGAATTACATCCCAGGCGGGGCGTCGACCCGATACGAACAGGTAGACGCGGCCCTGTTCCTTGACCAACCTCGTAATCCCGAACCGGAGAAGCATGGCCATGAACACGAGCACAGCCACATTCATTCTGACCAGGGACACGAACACACTCATACCGACGCGGGAATCAACTCTCACAGCAACGAGACCGGCCATGAGTGACACGGCCTTCCTGACAGCGATGCGATTCGCGGATTCATTCCTCCCCGTAGGGACGTACACCTCGTCGTACGCTATCGAGCAGTACATCAACGAAGGTCGAGTCGAAACGAGTTCTGAACTCCGGTCACTCGTCGAGGCGTATCTCTGGCGAGTGATCGGCCCGGCCGAAACGGTAGCACTGGCGAACGCACACACTGCCGCAGCCGATGAGGATCTCGAGGGCATCGTCGCGGCCGATGAGCGGCTACATGCAGCAACGATACCCACGGAGTTCAGAGAAGGATCGACACGAGCGGGGAATAAGCTACTAGACCTCGTTACTGAGACGGATGAAACCTTGTTCGGTGGTAGCCCTGATTGCGGGACCGTTGCAGCATTCGATGAGGCCGTATCGACGAACGAGACACCAGGCAACTATCCAGTCGTGCTTGGTGTACTGACGCAGCGAGCGGGTATCGAGCGTCGAGAAGCGTGCCTGGTCGGGATGTACTCGTTCGCTTCTGATCTACTCGGTGCGGCGCAACGTCTCGGTCGCTTCGGTCATACAGACGTCCAGTCCCAATTGGCCGATCTCCTGCCGGTGATGGAATCGGTCTGTGACGAATACGCTGATTCGGAATTATCTGACTTATCATCATTTGCACCGCTAGCAGAGACGATGAGCATGAAGCACGAACGTGCAGACCGCCGACTCTTCATGAGCTAATTCAAGGGCATCGTCGAGAGTAGGTCACCAAGACACGTTGAGAGTTCATCTCGATATCGCCCGCTCAATTTGTTGGCCAGGGATAGTTGCACTGCCATTCACAGGAGAGGCCGGTGTCTCGCCCCCCGTCGAATACCATGAGTATAAACTGTATGCGATAAAAAATGTACGTCCAT includes:
- a CDS encoding urease accessory protein UreF, with the protein product MSDTAFLTAMRFADSFLPVGTYTSSYAIEQYINEGRVETSSELRSLVEAYLWRVIGPAETVALANAHTAAADEDLEGIVAADERLHAATIPTEFREGSTRAGNKLLDLVTETDETLFGGSPDCGTVAAFDEAVSTNETPGNYPVVLGVLTQRAGIERREACLVGMYSFASDLLGAAQRLGRFGHTDVQSQLADLLPVMESVCDEYADSELSDLSSFAPLAETMSMKHERADRRLFMS